In the genome of Sulfolobales archaeon, the window ATTCCATATATCAACATACTTCTTTAAGGACCTCGGGATTTTTATAGCTAGAGAGACTGCACCATATATCCCCACGTCATCACCAAAATTTGTGAACATGATCTCGGGTTTTCTAACAGCTAGATATTTATCAATATATTTCTCTATATATTTCATAAATAACTCCTTATTATTTAGTACTACGCTACCACCAAGGATCAGGATTTCGGGATCATATGCGTTAATCGCAGATGCCAGTCCAGCAGCATTTATAGGCATTAGATATTCCTCTATGTATTTGATAATAATTGGATCACCGCTATGGTATCTGGTGAAGATCTCTTCTGAAGATAGAGGTTTATCTTTCTTGATATCCTCACATGTAGGAGATTCTACGTTACCCATAGCTTCACATATACCTAGGGACTTAACATAGCTGGTGAGGCTTCTCGGCATATTGGCTCCAGATGCTAGGGCTTCCCAATGTCCGTAGCCTCCACAGCCGCATCTCAGGTTTGATGTATAATCAATAACTATATGCCCTATCTCATGTGCATTTCCATCCTTACCTATTAAGAGTTCTCCATCAACTATAACACCCCCTCCAATGCCAGTACTTATTGTAACATATAATAGGTTCTCCTTACCCTTACCTAAACCTATTACATATTCGCCCCAAGCGGCTGCAGATGCGTCATTAGCTACCACCACCTCTAGGCCTAGCTCCCTTATTGGGGAGACTAGGTTGAAGCTCTTTATAGGAGCATTCGGTGTCTTTAATACTGCTCCCTTGATTATGTCTAAAGGGCCTATAGATCCTATTCCAACTCTAGCCACATATCTGATCATATCTCCACATAGATCAATAACAAGCTTCTTTAGGAAACCCTCAAAATCCTTTGTAGGGAATGGCTTTTTAATCTTTCTAAGAACCTTAACCTCTTCATCAAACAACCCAGCCCTTACATATGTGGCTCCAACATCTATCCCAACATATAGTCGAGACATAGAAATCATCAATACTAACTACATATCTATAGCTTATTAACATCACCTCAACTTTAGCAGATTTTCGATAATTAGCCTAGAGGCGTTCTTCTACATCAATATCCTCTTTATAGCTAA includes:
- a CDS encoding ROK family protein, which produces MSRLYVGIDVGATYVRAGLFDEEVKVLRKIKKPFPTKDFEGFLKKLVIDLCGDMIRYVARVGIGSIGPLDIIKGAVLKTPNAPIKSFNLVSPIRELGLEVVVANDASAAAWGEYVIGLGKGKENLLYVTISTGIGGGVIVDGELLIGKDGNAHEIGHIVIDYTSNLRCGCGGYGHWEALASGANMPRSLTSYVKSLGICEAMGNVESPTCEDIKKDKPLSSEEIFTRYHSGDPIIIKYIEEYLMPINAAGLASAINAYDPEILILGGSVVLNNKELFMKYIEKYIDKYLAVRKPEIMFTNFGDDVGIYGAVSLAIKIPRSLKKYVDIWNAT